A genomic window from Salvia splendens isolate huo1 chromosome 11, SspV2, whole genome shotgun sequence includes:
- the LOC121755295 gene encoding coatomer subunit delta-2-like: MVVLAASIISKSGKALVSRQFVDMSRIRIEGYLAAFPKLVGTGKQHTYVETENVRYVYQPIETLYLLLVTNKQSNILEDLETLRLLSKLVPEYSYSLDEEGIGKTAFEILFAFDEVISLGHKENVTVAQVKQYCEMESHEEKLHKLVLQSKINETKDIMKKKASEIDKSKIEKNRGDKGGFMSLQSSIGRIDSVFGSDTSISSSNGGFGGGSSFGLSIEGDSFSKQKGRLPSSATAPSKDFGMKLGKTQRTNQFLESLKAEGEVIVEDVRPSAGQSKAPASLPSDPVTLSIEEKLNVTLKRDGGIENFDLQGMLSLQILNQEDGLIQVQIETSDNPGVIFKTHPNINKDLYNGESILGLKDPNRPFPFGQGNGVTLLRWRLQSADESLVPLSISCWPSVSGNDTYVNLEYEAPSFDLQNVVISIPLPALREAPKVQQIDGDWRYDAKKSILEWSILLIDNSNRSGSMEFVIPAIDTSDLFPISVRFTSTRTFSNLQVVNVLPLKGGNPPRYAQRMLLAAENYQVV, from the exons ATG GTTGTACTAGCGGCTTCCATCATAAGTAAATCGGGCAAAG CACTTGTCTCGAGACAGTTTGTGGACATGTCTCGTATACGAATTGAGGGGTATCTTGCAGCTTTCCCCAAATTGGTGGGAACAGGGAAACAACATACTTATGTTGAGACTGAGAATGTCCGCTATGTTTATCAGCCAATAGAGACCCTCTATCTACTTCTTGTTACAAATAAGCAGAGTAACATTCTTGAGGATTTGGAGACACTGAGACTACTTTCTAAACTT GTGCCTGAATACTCTTATTCCTTAGACGAGGAAGGCATTGGCAAGACAGCTTTTGAGATTCTTTTTGCATTTGATGAAGTTATCTCACTGGGACACAAGGAAAATGTCACAGTTGCACAAGTCAAGCAGTATTGTGAAATGGAAAGTCATGAAGAGAAACTACACAAGTTGGTCCTCCAAAGTAAAATCAACGAAACCAAGGATATCATGAAAAAAAAGGCTAGTGAGATTGACAAAAGCAAG ATTGAGAAGAATAGAGGTGACAAGGGAGGATTTATGTCATTGCAATCAAGTATTGGAAGAATAGACAGTGTCTTTGGCAGTGACACTAGCATATCTAGCAGCAATGGTGGTTTTGGAGGTGGTTCTAGCTTTGGATTAAGCATCGAAGGGGACTCCTTCTCTAAGCAGAAAG GTCGTCTGCCATCCTCTGCTACAGCTCCGTCAAAAGATTTTGGCATGAAGCTTGGGAAAACACAAAGAACCAACCAGTTTTTGGAATCTCTCAAGGCTGAAGGTGAAGTGATTGTTGAAGATGTGAGACCAAGTGCTGGTCAGTCCAAAGCACCTGCTTCTCTGCCAAGTGACCCTGTTACATTAAGTATTGAAGAAAAGCTTAATGTAACATTAAAACGGGACGGTGGTATTGAAAACTTTGATCTGCAAGGAATGTTATCACTCCAGATACTTAACCAGGAGGATGGACTCATCCAAGTTCAG ATCGAGACAAGTGATAATCCTGGAGTTATATTTAAGACCCACCCCAACATAAATAAAGATTTGTACAATGGTGAAAGCATATTGGGTCTTAAGGACCCAAATCGCCCGTTCCCTTTTGGCCAGGGCAATGGTGTTACTTTGTTGAGATGGAGACTGCAAAGTGCAGATGAGTCACTTGTGCCATTGTCAA TTAGCTGCTGGCCTTCTGTTTCTGGCAATGACACCTATGTGAACTTAGAGTATGAAGCTCCAAGTTTTGATCTGCAAAATGTTGTGATCTCAATTCCTCTTCCAGCTCTTAGAGAGGCACCAAAAGTACAACAAATTGATGGGGATTGGAG GTACGATGCCAAGAAATCAATTTTGGAATGGTCTATTTTGCTGATCGATAACTCCAATCGCAG TGGATCTATGGAATTTGTTATTCCTGCAATCGACACATCAGATCTTTTCCCAATTTCTGTGCGCTTTACTTCTACAAGAACTTTCAGTAATCTACAG GTGGTTAATGTCTTGCCTCTGAAAGGAGGTAATCCTCCTAGGTATGCTCAGAGAATGCTGCTCGCTGCTGAAAACTATCAAGTGGTTTGA
- the LOC121755291 gene encoding prolycopene isomerase, chloroplastic-like, producing the protein MALATATATATLPLRPSSFTSNSNSKCSTTRIRISAQISTNGSPPLAKTFSGKPEADVIVIGSGIGGLCCGALLARYDQDVLVLESHDLPGGAAHSFTIKDYKFDSGPSLFSGFQSRGPQANPLAQVLDALGESPPCATYDSWKVIIPEGEFLSRIGPTEFFKDLQTYGGPNAVQEWRKLLDTILPLSAAAMALPPLSIRGDLGVLSTAGARYAPSLFKSFLQMGPQGALGATKLVRPFVEILDSLELKDPFVRNWVDLLSFLLAGVKSDGVLSAEMIYMFAEWYKPGSCLEYPLGGSGAIIDALVRGLKKFNGRLSLRSHVESIVVEDGRAIGVKLRGGQFVRARKAVVSNASMWDTLNLLPKEVLPQAYQERIKTTPQCESFMHLHLGFDAEGISEDVGIHHIVVNEWERGVDADQNVVLISIPSMLSPDLAPPGKHLLHAYTPGTEPFELWEGLDRKSDEYKQLKVERSEVMWKAVERALGPNFDRGKCAVKLVGTPLTHQRFLRRNRGTYGPAIKAGKASFPGHSTPISQLLCCGDSTFPGIGVPAVAASGAIVANSLVSVSQHSQLLDAVGL; encoded by the exons ATGGCGTTGGCTACTGCTACTGCTACCGCTACCTTGCCTCTAAGGCCTTCTTCTTTCacctccaattccaattccaaatgCAGCACAACTAGGATCAGAATTTCAGCGCAAATTTCAACCAATGGCTCCCCACCTCTCGCCAAAACCTTCTCAG GGAAGCCAGAGGCAGATGTCATAGTTATAGGAAGTGGTATTGGCGGACTGTGTTGTGGTGCACTCTTAGCTAGATACGATCAAGATGTTTTGGTATTGGAAAGCCACGATTTACCTGGGGGTGCTGCTCATTCATTTACAATCAAAGATTACAAGTTTGATTCTGGTCCTTCTCTATTCTCCGGTTTTCAGTCAAGAGGTCCTCAGGCAAACCCTCTAGCTCAG GTCCTCGATGCATTGGGTGAATCACCTCCCTGTGCAACCTATGACTCGTGGAAGGTAATCATACCCGAAGGTGAATTCCTGTCTCGCATTGGCCCAACTGAATTTTTCAAG GATCTACAAACGTATGGTGGTCCAAATGCTGTACAAGAATGGAGAAAACTTCTT GATACAATACTACCATTATCAGCAGCTGCCATGGCGCTTCCTCCATTATCCATTCGAGGTGACTTGGGTGTTCTTTCAACTGCTGGTGCTAGATATGCCCCCTCTCTCTTCAAGTCTTTTCTTCAAATGGGACCTCAGGGAGCCCTAGGGGCTACAAAGCTTGTCAGGCCATTTGTGGAGATACTTGACTCGTTGGAGCTAAAAGATCCCTTTGTACGAAACTGGGTGGATCTTCTTTCCTTTTTGCTAGCAGGAGTGAAATCTGACGGTGTACTATCTGCAGAGATG ATATACATGTTTGCAGAATGGTACAAACCTGGCAGCTGCTTAGAGTATCCTTTAGGAGGCAGTGGGGCTATTATTGATGCTCTCGTACGAGGTCTAAAGAAATTTAATGGCCGCCTGTCTCTTAGAAGTCATGTGGAGAGTATTGTCGTTGAAGATGGCCGAGCAATAGGAGTGAAGCTAAGAGGGGGACAA TTTGTTCGCGCTAGAAAGGCTGTTGTGAGCAATGCATCTATGTGGGACACGCTGAATCTGTTGCCGAAGGAAGTCCTTCCACAAGCTTACCAGGAGAGGATCAAAACGACCCCACAATGTGAATCATTTATGCATCTACATTTGGGCTTTGATGCAGAG GGAATCAGCGAAGACGTAGGGATCCATCACATAGTCGTGAATGAATGGGAAAGAGGAGTTGATGCCGATCAGAATGTTGTTCTTATCTCGATACCTAGTATGCTAAGCCCCGATCTGGCACCCCCTGGGAAGCACTTATTGCATGCCTATACACCAGGAACTGAGCCTTTCGAGCTCTGGGAAGGTCTTGATCGCAAAAGTGACGAGTACAAGCAACTAAAAGTTGAAAGAAGCGAG GTAATGTGGAAAGCTGTGGAGCGAGCTCTAGGGCCAAATTTCGATCGTGGCAAGTGCGCGGTTAAGTTGGTGGGGACTCCATTAACACACCAGAGGTTTCTGAGGCGGAATAGAGGGACGTATGGTCCGGCTATAAAGGCCGGGAAGGCTTCATTTCCTGGCCACTCGACTCCCATCTCACAACTTTTATGCTGTGGGGATTCTACTTTTCCGGGCATTGGTGTGCCTGCAGTTGCCGCCAGTGGTGCCATTGTTGCAAACTCACTAGTTTCAGTGTCTCAACACTCCCAGTTACTTGATGCTGTAGGATTGTAA
- the LOC121755289 gene encoding MACPF domain-containing protein At4g24290-like translates to MALKLPAVEAAKVAIQSIGRGYDISLDLRLKYCKGDSHMMEINEDQCREIILPGGTSVAGVSKSIKCDKGERTRFRSDVLTFQQMSEQLNQELSLTGKIPSGLFNAMFEFSGCWQKDAAYTKTLAFDGMFITLYTVALEKSQMVLKDHVKREVPSSWEPAALARFISKFGTHIIVGVKMGGKDVIYMKQQHSSSLQPADVQKRLKVMADKRFLDANGQNELGSEQVYQSEKFETKETRTRLRFADTGASSSYAYKDDIVSMCKRRGGSDSTNLNHQEWLQTVLKEPDVISMSFIPITSLLNGVSGSGYLSHAINLYLRYKPPIEELHQFLEFQLPRQWAPVFSDLPLGPQRRQQNTTSLQSSLMGPKLFINATAVDVGKRPVTGLRLYLEGKRSNRLAIHLQHLSSLPNIFQLEDDPSGNFRQESYDRRYYEKVQWKNFSHVCTAPVETEDELSIVTGAQLQVGNYGFKKVLFLCLRFSTVKGAVSVKYPEWDGSPGLTRKSGLISTLISHHFTAVQKPPPQPADVNINSAVYPGGPPVPTQTPKLLKFVDTTEMTRGPQEPPGYWVVSGARLVIEKGKISLRVKYSLLTAIQPDDDDELE, encoded by the exons ATGGCGCTTAAGCTTCCTGCTGTAGAAGCAGCTAAGGTGGCTATTCAGTCGATTGGTCGTGGATATGATATTTCCTTGGATCTTAGACTAAAGTATTGTAAGGGAGATTCACATATGATGGAGATTAATGAGGATCAGTGTCGGGAGATTATTCTTCCAGGTGGAACCTCAGTTGCTGGTGTTTCAAAATCAATCAAATGCGATAAAGGAGAGCGGACACGATTTCGTTCTGATGTTCTGACTTTCCAGCAG ATGTCAGAGCAATTAAATCAAGAGCTGTCATTGACGGGAAAAATTCCTTCAGGGCTCTTCAATGCAATGTTTGAGTTTTCTGGTTGTTGGCAGAAAGACGCAGCATACACCAAAACTCTTGCTTTTGATGGTATGTTTATAACACTGTATACGGTTGCACTAGAAAAGTCTCAGATGGTGCTCAAGGATCATGTGAAGAGAGAAGTTCCATCATCATGGGAGCCTGCAGCGTTGGCAAG GTTTATTAGCAAGTTTGGGACTCACATCATTGTGGGTGTAAAGATGGGCGGGAAGGATGTAATTTACATGAAACAGCAGCATTCCTCATCACTTCAACCTGCTGATGTGCAGAAGAGATTGAAGGTGATGGCAGATAAGAGGTTCTTAGATGCAAATGGACAAAATGAACTGGGttccgagcaagtataccaGTCTGAGAAG ttTGAAACCAAGGAGACACGGACACGGCTCAGGTTTGCAGATACTGGCGCATCAAGTTCGTATGCATATAAAGAT GATATTGTTAGCATGTGCAAAAGGAGAGGTGGAAGTGATAGCACAAATTTGAACCATCAGGAGTGGCTGCAAACAGTTTTAAAGGAGCCTGATGTTATTTCTATGTCCTTTATCCCAATAACATCCCTACTAAATGGTGTTTCAGGAAGTGGCTATTTGAGTCATGCAATTAATCTTTATTTGCGTT ATAAGCCACCAATAGAAGAACTCCATCAGTTTCTAGAGTTCCAGCTTCCTAGGCAATGGGCACCTGTATTCAGTGATCTTCCTCTTGGTCCTCAGCGAAGACAGCAAAACACAACCTCCCTGCAGTCTAGTCTTATGGGCCCGAAACTTTTTATAAATGCCACAGCG GTTGATGTGGGTAAACGACCTGTAACTGGTCTGAGATTGTATCTTGAAGGTAAAAGAAGCAACCGCTTGGCTATTCACTTGCAACACCTCTCCTCTCTTCCAAATATATTCCAACTTGAGGATGACCCAAGTGGCAATTTTCGCCAGGAATCATATGATCGGAGATATTACGAGAAAGTACAATGGAAAAACTTTTCCCATGTATGTACGGCTCCTGTTGAAACTGAAGatgaactttccatagtcacTGGAGCACAATTGCAGGTTGGGAATTATGGATTTAAGAAGGTTCTTTTCCTCTGTTTACGTTTCTCGACTGTTAAAGGAGCTGTTTCAGTCAAGTATCCAGAATGGGATGGATCCCCTGGGTTGACACGTAAATCTGGACTTATTTCAACTCTAATTAGTCATCACTTCACAGCAGTCCAGAAACCACCTCCCCAGCCGGCTGATGTGAATATTAATTCTGCTGTGTACCCCGGGGGCCCTCCTGTTCCCACCCAAACTCCCAAACTCTTGAAGTTTGTTGATACGACAGAGATGACAAGAGGGCCACAGGAACCGCCTGGCTATTGGGTTGTTTCAGGAGCAAGACTTGTAATTGAAAAGGGGAAGATCTCACTTAGGGTCAAGTATTCGTTACTTACTGCCATTCAACCTGACGATGATGATGAACTGGAATAA